One genomic segment of Terriglobia bacterium includes these proteins:
- a CDS encoding Rne/Rng family ribonuclease gives MSKVMLVNVTHVEESRVAILEDGVLAQYEIETINRTNIKGNIHNAVVENVHPSLEAAFLKLSSDLKGFLPLDEVNFKLLPSRGDSRARGRIGQHLHPGQRLLVQVVREPFAGKPPTVTTYFSLPGRYLVLMPGVDSAGVSRKIEDASQRDQLRKLVDELKPPEGFGLIVRTAGLGQTKVELQRDLRYLLRLWESIQRASKATDFPGLVYRERDLVIRTIRDYFTPEIGEVWIDSPETYERALEFVRDVMPGKAKIVKLHSGDRPLFSKFNLEDQIESIYKRRLPLKSGGEIVIDGTEALTAIDVNSARSNRQGDAEENALATNLEAAAEIGRQFRLRDLGGLVVVDYIDMVATRNQKKVEKAMRDAMRTDRAKYDITRISKLGLMEIARQRIKGEKLGASYATCPACEGFGLIKNIEPAGLAALRKLQARCLRGDFGRMRMALPPDVASWILNNKREDLVQLEKRHGIRRTPSLSRCRAACTRLLLAPRST, from the coding sequence ATGTCGAAAGTCATGCTCGTCAACGTGACGCACGTCGAGGAGTCCCGCGTCGCGATCCTCGAGGACGGCGTCCTCGCCCAGTACGAGATCGAGACGATCAATCGGACCAACATCAAGGGGAACATCCACAACGCGGTGGTCGAGAACGTCCACCCATCTCTCGAGGCCGCGTTCCTCAAGCTGTCGTCCGACCTCAAGGGGTTCCTGCCGCTCGACGAGGTCAACTTCAAGCTCCTTCCGTCCCGCGGCGACAGCCGGGCGCGCGGCCGGATCGGGCAGCACCTGCACCCCGGCCAGAGGCTCCTGGTGCAGGTCGTCCGGGAGCCGTTCGCCGGGAAGCCGCCGACCGTCACGACCTACTTCTCCCTCCCCGGCAGGTACCTGGTGCTCATGCCCGGCGTCGACTCCGCCGGGGTCTCCCGCAAGATCGAGGACGCGTCGCAGCGCGACCAGCTCCGCAAGCTCGTCGACGAGCTCAAGCCCCCCGAGGGCTTCGGCCTGATCGTCAGGACCGCCGGGCTCGGGCAGACCAAGGTCGAGCTGCAGCGCGATCTTCGCTACCTCCTCCGGCTCTGGGAGTCCATTCAGCGCGCGTCGAAGGCGACGGACTTTCCGGGCCTCGTCTACCGGGAGCGGGACCTCGTGATCCGCACCATCCGCGACTACTTCACGCCGGAGATCGGCGAGGTCTGGATCGACAGCCCGGAAACCTACGAGCGGGCGCTGGAGTTCGTCCGAGACGTGATGCCCGGCAAGGCGAAGATCGTCAAGCTGCACTCCGGGGACCGTCCGCTGTTCAGCAAGTTCAACCTCGAGGACCAGATCGAGAGCATCTACAAGCGCCGGCTCCCGCTGAAGTCCGGCGGCGAGATCGTGATCGACGGGACCGAGGCGCTCACTGCCATCGACGTGAACAGCGCCCGCTCCAACCGGCAGGGGGACGCGGAAGAGAACGCGCTCGCGACGAATCTCGAAGCGGCGGCGGAGATCGGCCGGCAGTTCCGGCTCCGCGACCTCGGGGGCCTGGTCGTCGTGGATTACATCGACATGGTGGCGACGCGCAACCAGAAGAAGGTCGAGAAGGCGATGCGCGACGCCATGCGCACCGACCGGGCCAAGTACGACATCACGCGCATCTCGAAGCTCGGCCTCATGGAGATCGCCCGCCAGCGGATCAAGGGCGAGAAGCTCGGCGCGTCGTACGCCACTTGCCCCGCGTGCGAAGGGTTCGGTCTGATCAAGAACATCGAGCCGGCGGGATTGGCCGCCTTGAGGAAGCTCCAGGCGCGCTGCCTGCGCGGCGACTTCGGCCGGATGCGGATGGCGCTGCCTCCCGATGTCGCGAGCTGGATCCTGAACAACAAGCGGGAGGATCTGGTCCAGCTCGAGAAGCGTCACGGCATTCGACGGACTCCAAGTCTTTCGCGCTGCCGTGCCGCGTGCACACGTCTTCTATTGGCCCCTAGATCGACGC